The Impatiens glandulifera chromosome 3, dImpGla2.1, whole genome shotgun sequence genome contains a region encoding:
- the LOC124932786 gene encoding uncharacterized protein LOC124932786 — MITRSNLAEQLREYQIRSKHDWASVSFFSSSSTLSSSRVDVVIFVIWELVILASLVFSAVSLYFGHMKLAFILVFVMLVLLFSMKLVKQIRRNRKKKRRMLLPLSM, encoded by the exons ATGATTACACGATCGAATCTGGCTGAACAACTAAGGGAATATCAGATTCGATCAAAGCACGACTGGGCTTCCGTCTCTTTCTTCTCCTCTTCATCGACTCTCAGCTCTTCCAG GGTGGATGTAGTGATATTCGTAATATGGGAACTGGTTATCTTAGCATCGTTGGTATTTTCAGCCGTTTCATTATACTTTGGTCATATGAAACTTGCGTTTATCTTAGTTTTTGTTATGTTGGTGCTGCTCTTTTCCATGAAGTTAGTAAAGCAAATAAGACGCAataggaaaaagaaaaggaggATGCTTCTTCCATTATCAATGTAG